The DNA sequence ACGGCTGGATGGCACGTGGCGCGCCGACGCCTTTGACAGGCTCGACTGGGTCGTAAGCAACGCCTGGCAACGCGGAATTTATACGCTCCTTGACTTGCACGGCGTCCCCGGCGGTGTCAGTTCATCGCAAAGCGCGGGCGTGGCGAACCTGAATGCGTACTGGACGAACGCCGCCTACCAGGCCCAAACGACGCTCATCTGGTCCAATCTGGCCGCTCATTACGTGGGCAATCCCGCCGTGGCCGGGTACGATTTGGTTAATGAGCCGTTCGGCGCGCCGACACAAAACGCGATCTGGGTCATGTATAACAGTCTGTACCAGACGGTCCGGGCCGTGGATCCGGATCACATTATCATGATGGAGGGAACCTGGAGCGGGACTGGCACGAGCGGTCAATCATTAAACTGGCAGTGGGACGTTCTGCCGGCTCCTAGCGTGTACAACTGGAGTAATGTTGTTTACCAGATGCATGCCTACGCCGGCTCGAGCAGTGGCGTACAAGCTGAGGTCAACAAGCAAACGAGCGACTTCCTGAACCATCAATCGTGGAATGTCCCGGACTTCATCGGGGAGTTCCAGGGTTATGGCACCGGGTCTGCCTGGCAATACGCGGTCACACAATTCAATCAAAACGGCATCAGCTGGACCACTTGGGCCTATAAGGCCACCAACGGCACGGTCGGGGATTCCTGGGGCATTTATGACCCGATCAGTAGCAGCAGCCCTCCCAAGCCCAACATTCAAAGCGATTCGTCCAGCACCATTTCCAATGACTGGTCGCAGTGGAAAACGGCCACGGCATTCGGAATAACTTCCTATCTCAAGCAATACCTGGGCGAGCCGCTCGCCGTCGCCGATTCGTACACCGCCACGTCGGGTGTGACATTGGCAGTCAGCAGTGGCGCGGGAGTGCTGGCCAATGATCTGGACATCAACAACGGGCAGTCGGGGATTCTGCTAACCGCCGTGCTGGTGAACGGCCCGGCGAACGGTCAGTTGACTCTCAACCCGAACGGTTCGTTCTCCTATACTTCCACGGCCGGCTTCAGCGGTACCGACACGTTTCGCTACAGGGATTACGATGGGTACGCTAATTCCGTGAATATTGTTACCGTAACAATTCAAGTGAACCCGGCTGGAGTCCCTCCCGGTTGGAGCGATGAAGACATTGGATCACCGAGTCCGGCCGGCCAGGGGCAGTACGATTCAGGCACGGGCATTTGGACGATGTCCGGCGGTGGCGGTTCAGGCATTGCAGGGACGGCGGATCAATTCAACTATCTCTGGGAGAATTACTCCGGCGATGGCATCCTGATTGCCGAAGTGACTTCCTTGCAGAACACCGATCCCGCCGCCAAGGCTGGCGTCATGTTTCGGAGCGACGACAGCGCAAGCTGCGGGTTTGCCGACGTGGTAGTCCTCCCGGGCAACATCATTAATTTTGAATGGCGTAATCACAATGGCGCACAAGTCAATTCAGTACAGGTGACTGGCGTCGCGCCTCCCGTCTGGGTGATGCTCATCCGCAATGGCGGGAGCAGCTTTTCCGGATATTATTCCACGGACGGCACCAACTGGACGCAGATTGGAGGCGCGCAGATCGTTAGCGGCTTGAGCACGGTTGTTTTAGCCGGCCTGGCGGTCACCTCTCACAGCGCCAGCCAAGTCGCCACCGCGACCTTTACAAACGTCAGTGTGGCCCCGCCGACAGCCTGGCAGCAATGGCAGATGCAGTATTTTGGTAGCATCATCAATCCCCTGGGGGCCCCGGACGTGGATGCAGATGGCGATGGCCAGTCCAACGTTGAAGAGTTTCTGGCGGGCACCGATCCGACCAATGCGGCTTCGTACTTTCACGTAACCTCGATCACGCCTTCGGGCAGCAATCTTGGTATTGTGTGGATGTGCGCCGGCGGGACGACGAATGTACTGCAGGCGGCCACGAGTGTTAACGGGACGTATTCCAACGTCAGCCCAAACATCATCGTTACGGGGAGCGGAGTCACGACGACCAATTATCTCGACACGGGATCACTGACGGTGGTGAGTGGAGGGGCGTCCGACAATGCCTCGGCTCCTGCGTACACCGGGGGTAACTTCAACGGGGCCAACGGTGGCACCGGATTCGGAGCGTGGGTGGTCAGTCCTACCAACAACACAAGCAACGCCCTCTGGTTCATCACTACTTCGACCACCAACGGGGTTAATCCATCAGGCGGGATCGACAGCACGGGTGGCAAGTCATGGGGTTCTTTCGCCAATAACGGCGGGACGGGCTCGGCGGCGCGGGTATTTTCGGCGGGGGCGCTCGTGGTGAGTCAAACCCTGACGCTGGACATGGACAATGGGTACGTCGAATCCGGGGGCAGCGTGGGCTTTGATTTGCAGAACGCTTCCGGGCAGACCTTGCTCGAGATAAATTACGTCGGGATGAATCCGGGAGGCAGCTACGGCTCAATTGATGGGACGGGAACGCACAGTCTGGGGGTACCCTATACGGACAAAGGCGTGCATGTGCGGATCACGCTGACATCAGCCACAACGTACTCCGCGAGCTTGACGCCGGCGGGTGGATCGACGGTGAACGTCAACGGCACGCTGATTAATCCTACGGGAGGGCAGGGGATCAGCCAGATTCGATTGTTCGACAATAACGTGGCGGCAGGGAATACGGGTTCGCATTGGGATGTGTTCTGGAACAACTTCAGCATGAGCAGCGTGACCAATACGGTCAACACCGGGGCTCTCAACGCCGCTGGCCGTTACTATCGCGTGCTCCTTGTGCCATAGACAAGACGCATCCAAATGACAATTCGCCAGAGCCTTTCTATCGTGATCGCCACGGCCTTTTTGCCGATCATTTCAAGCGGCGCTCCGAATGGCTTCGAGAAAACAGGGGATTCGACGCCCTACGGGGACGCGTTCGTCAAAAAGAACATTCCCTACGTCGCCAATCCTCACTTGCGACAAACCTTTGACCTCTATCTTCCGAAGGATCCGGGATTGCGACCCAGTACCTTGATTTTTTGGTTGCATGGCGGCGCATGGATGTTGAGCAACAAGGATTGGGACAACGTGAAGTACCTCGTAAAGCGTGGTTAC is a window from the Verrucomicrobiia bacterium genome containing:
- a CDS encoding cellulase family glycosylhydrolase, which codes for MKSSRLTLVGVVIVSALVCSAGATTPDPFLAANGTNIRNGHGTGDIVPLRGANLGAWLLMEGWMCPMDSSGLPDHYSVVQKLVSRFGVTTEESLIRTYQNTWIMTNDLDNIRALGMNLVRVPIMWTDLQRLDGTWRADAFDRLDWVVSNAWQRGIYTLLDLHGVPGGVSSSQSAGVANLNAYWTNAAYQAQTTLIWSNLAAHYVGNPAVAGYDLVNEPFGAPTQNAIWVMYNSLYQTVRAVDPDHIIMMEGTWSGTGTSGQSLNWQWDVLPAPSVYNWSNVVYQMHAYAGSSSGVQAEVNKQTSDFLNHQSWNVPDFIGEFQGYGTGSAWQYAVTQFNQNGISWTTWAYKATNGTVGDSWGIYDPISSSSPPKPNIQSDSSSTISNDWSQWKTATAFGITSYLKQYLGEPLAVADSYTATSGVTLAVSSGAGVLANDLDINNGQSGILLTAVLVNGPANGQLTLNPNGSFSYTSTAGFSGTDTFRYRDYDGYANSVNIVTVTIQVNPAGVPPGWSDEDIGSPSPAGQGQYDSGTGIWTMSGGGGSGIAGTADQFNYLWENYSGDGILIAEVTSLQNTDPAAKAGVMFRSDDSASCGFADVVVLPGNIINFEWRNHNGAQVNSVQVTGVAPPVWVMLIRNGGSSFSGYYSTDGTNWTQIGGAQIVSGLSTVVLAGLAVTSHSASQVATATFTNVSVAPPTAWQQWQMQYFGSIINPLGAPDVDADGDGQSNVEEFLAGTDPTNAASYFHVTSITPSGSNLGIVWMCAGGTTNVLQAATSVNGTYSNVSPNIIVTGSGVTTTNYLDTGSLTVVSGGASDNASAPAYTGGNFNGANGGTGFGAWVVSPTNNTSNALWFITTSTTNGVNPSGGIDSTGGKSWGSFANNGGTGSAARVFSAGALVVSQTLTLDMDNGYVESGGSVGFDLQNASGQTLLEINYVGMNPGGSYGSIDGTGTHSLGVPYTDKGVHVRITLTSATTYSASLTPAGGSTVNVNGTLINPTGGQGISQIRLFDNNVAAGNTGSHWDVFWNNFSMSSVTNTVNTGALNAAGRYYRVLLVP